In Leptospira congkakensis, the DNA window TGTGTGGCTTGTTTTTGGAACGGGTTTCCCGTCTTTTGATGTTTCTGCTGTTCCCTTTTTTGTTAGTTGATACATTTCGTCTGCATTGCCATGGTCAGCGGTAATACATAAAACTGTCCCAGTTTCGTCACAAATTTTTTTGATTCGATCTAAACAAATATCAAGATACTCTAAACTACGGACGGTCGCATCCATATTTCCAGTATGACCCACCATATCTCCGTTGGCATAATTAACTCGTAAAAATGGAAATTTGTGTGAAGTGAGAGCAAGCACAAGGTTGTCTGTGATTTCTTTTGCTTTCATTTCCGGCTTTTGGTCAAAAGGAATGATGTCGGATTTTACTTCTTCATATGTTTCTAATGTTTGATTAAAATAACCTGACCTGTTTCCATTCCAAAAAAAAGTCACATGCCCGTACTTTTGTGTTTCGGAGAGAGCGTATTGAGCTACACCTTCGTTTGCAAAGTATTCCCCCATAGTTCGATCGATTGCAGGAGGATCCACTAAGTATTGTTTGGGGATAAACAAATCCCCATCATATTGCATCATACCTGCAAATTCAATTTTTGGGAAACGTTTACGATTAAAATTTGTTAATGATTCTTCTGTAAAGGCTCTTGAAATTTCAATGGCACGATCACCACGAAAGTTAAAAAATACTACGGAATCGTTGTCTTCTACTTTACCAACAGGTTTTCCATTGGAATCTCCAATCACAAATCCAGGCAGATATTGATCAATGACTGATGGATTTTCAGTTCGGAAAGTTTCAATGGCTTCCTTCGCAGTAGAAAAAATTCGACCTTCTCCTTCAACGTGATGGTTCCAACCTCTTTCTACCATGGACCAATCGGCATCATAACGATCCATCGTGAGTTCCATCCTTCCCCCACCTGATGCGATTAGGATATCGATTCCTTTTTTTCTATAGGAATCTAAATATTCTTCAAAGGGATTCAAATAGTCTAACGCAGATTTTTCGGGAACATCTCTACCATCTAACAAAATATGGAGACGTATTTTTTTGATCTCTTCTTTGATTGCGTGATCTATTAGTGCTCTTAAATGATCGATATGGCTATGAACATTTCCATCGGAAAACAATCCAAGAAAATGAAATGTAGACTGATTTGATTTACAATTCGAAACAGTTTTTTTCCAAATGGGGCCTGCAAACAAACTTCCGTTCTCAATGGATTGCGATACTAATTTTGCACCTTGATCAAAGATTCTTCCTGAACCTAAAACATTATGACCCACTTCAGAGTTACCCATATCTTCATCACTTGGCATTCCGACAGCGGTTCCATGTGCTTTTAATAGAACAGTAGGTTGTGTTTTCCAAAGCCCTTTTAATACAGGCATATCAGCTTTAGCAACGGCGTTTCCGTTTTCGTATCCTTTTTCTGTAAACCCAACACCATCTAAGATGATTAATAAAACTTGTTTGGCCAATGAACCTTTGGGTTGTTTTTTAAGAGTTAACATAGATTAGATTCCCCTGTCTTTTTCCACTTTGAGATTTATTGAAGATTTTGCAACTGGAAGATATCAAAAGGTGTGAGTTCTACAGAACTTGGTATGGGATTCAAAAGAACATTTCCCAAATTGGAGTCGTAAACATAAATACCTGGTCGATTGAAATCCGTAGATCCAACCAAAAGTTTTCCTTCATTCGTAAGCAATAGACCGGAAAGGCTTATCCCAATATTCCCTGGTATTTGCAAAAGTGTTGCAATTCGTTCGCCCGTTCTTGGTCGAAAAGCTTGGACTGTTTTTGTAAATCCAGAATCAAGAACAGCTGCATATCCAAGTTCTTCATTTTTAATTTGAAAGGCAAGAATGTCGCCACCAGCAGTTTCTTCTGCAAAGAGACGATTGGGATGGAACTGACGAGTGCTTAGACGAAAAGCAATGATTCCCGCATCTATTTGAGAAATAAACCCAACGCGTCCAACGCATGCAAATACCAGATGAGGTTCACCGAACAAATTTACTTTTTGGATTTTGGAACTTGGATTTCTATAAGGAAGAGTATAAACAGCCCTGATTACGTTTAGATCCATATCAATTTCAACTAGATAAGAATCTGAGTTAGGTGGTAAATAACCAGATACATCATTTCGATCCAATCGTTGTAACAATACAAATAAACTAGATCCATCCTGGAGCATATAAGAAGATTCAACTGAACTATCTGGGATTCCTGATGTAGAATAAGTTTCTCGTAGAGAAGTGAAAGAAACTCCTCCAAGTTTTGTTCCGTTGGATCTTGAGTAAATAGCTAATTCATCAGAATTGTATAAACTGATAAAATATTTGTCATTCCAAACGGAAATGTCTTGAGGATTTTTTCCTTGGCCTACACTGAACTCTTGTTCGGTGAGAAATCCTAATTGAGGATTTAATACCTGAATGCTATCACGATTCAAACGATTGACTATAAATACCCTGTCGTTTGTATATCTGCCCACTGCATCGGAATGGATAGGAATGGATGTGGGAAACGTCGTAAACGAATTTGGTTCAAATGTTTTGAATCTCCCGCCACTTGCAAAATCAGAAGTGACAACACCTACAGAAGTGGGCGAAGCCGATAAAAATAAAAACCGAAACAAGTCTGGTTTTTCAATTTCCAATTGAGCGCATTGGAAATGAAAGAAAAGGATGGGAAATAACCGCACTGCGTATATCACCCGGACTCGCTGGGGATTGTATTTGTAGTTCAGAAATCTTGCTGTGAATAACCGCACTGCGTATATCACCCGGACTCGCTGGGGATTGTATCTGTAGTTTAGAAATCTTGCTGTGAATAACCGCACTGCGTATATCACCCGCCAGAATGCGAGAATCCAAATGTAATTTATTTTATCCCGAGAACTATTTTTGGTTTTAGTCATTAGAATCGATAGCTCCCTGTAAAATAATAACTGCGGCCAGGCAATGGATATCCTACCAAATCCTCAACACGTTTGTCTGTTAGATTACGAACCTCAAATCCTAAAATCAATTCGTTTCCTGTTTCTGAATTTTTATAAGGTATGTATTGGATGTAGAGATTCCAAAATTGTCGGGCTGGTAGATAACCTAGGTATTCATTAGTTCTGTCCCGAAAATTGGCACCAATGTATTGGTATTCTAATCCAATTTCTCCGAATTCTTTAAAGAATGCGAGTAGCGCACTGCCTTGGCTTTTGGAACGAAGAGGAAGATACTTTCCATTGAGTGATGGTGATTCGGAATAGTTTCTCGCGTCTTGATACGTATAATTAAAGTTAAATTTAACACCTTTATTCCAAATTAGGTTGTGACTTGTCTCTAATCCGCGAATGAAAGCTTGGTCTACGTTTTCTGGTCTAAGTGTAAACTGTGAATTTGGTAAAAACAAAATCATATCATAAATTCGTTTTTGAAAAATAGATACATCGGATTGTATTTTCCAATTGTTACTTGGTTTTGAATGAAGATAAAACCCAAAATCGCCGTTTCGACTTTGTTCTGGTCGTAATTTAGTATTTCCTACGATACTCCCTCGCTCACCAAATAACTCTAAGAAGGTGGGAATACGAAAATCTTTACTAATGTTTGCCAGTGTTCCAAATTCTAAACTATCTTTTTTGATCCAAATAATTTTGATTCCAAAACTTGGATTGGTGAAAGCTTGTTTTACATAAAAAACATCAGTGAGTGGATCTAGAAGTTGGTTACGAACACTGGTTTCATCTTTGCCGAACCTATCTGTGAATTTCTCAAAACGAACTTGAGGAACTAAAAACAGTCTGTTAGAAAAGAATCTAATTTCATCTTGGAAGGTGGCACTTAAAGAATCCCTTCTTTTTTTAGGTTCTTTCCTTTCAGTTTCATGATTGTACCTTTTTTCATATCGAGTAAAAAACTCTTGTTCCGTTTGGAAAGAAGCACGTAGAACTTGATTGTATTCTAATAAATATAAAGTGGGAGAAAGTTGGAATCCATATTGGTTGGTTTTGGTAAATGAATCGGGAGTTCCGTAACTAAATTCAGATTTAGGATCAAAAAGATCATCCTTGGAAAAGTTACCATAGGTTTTTGTTTCAAGAGTTAGGTTTTGTAAAAGAAATTCATTTGTTTCTGTTGTGATTGCCGAAGAAAGTTTGCTAAAAACTCTTTCTACCGCAACGGTTTGCCTATTGCCTGGACCGGGTAATCCTTGTTTTCTGTGGATATAATCATTTAATAAATTGATTTTTGTTTTTCCAAATTCAAAAGCGATGTTTCCTGTAAAACC includes these proteins:
- the gpmI gene encoding 2,3-bisphosphoglycerate-independent phosphoglycerate mutase, which translates into the protein MLTLKKQPKGSLAKQVLLIILDGVGFTEKGYENGNAVAKADMPVLKGLWKTQPTVLLKAHGTAVGMPSDEDMGNSEVGHNVLGSGRIFDQGAKLVSQSIENGSLFAGPIWKKTVSNCKSNQSTFHFLGLFSDGNVHSHIDHLRALIDHAIKEEIKKIRLHILLDGRDVPEKSALDYLNPFEEYLDSYRKKGIDILIASGGGRMELTMDRYDADWSMVERGWNHHVEGEGRIFSTAKEAIETFRTENPSVIDQYLPGFVIGDSNGKPVGKVEDNDSVVFFNFRGDRAIEISRAFTEESLTNFNRKRFPKIEFAGMMQYDGDLFIPKQYLVDPPAIDRTMGEYFANEGVAQYALSETQKYGHVTFFWNGNRSGYFNQTLETYEEVKSDIIPFDQKPEMKAKEITDNLVLALTSHKFPFLRVNYANGDMVGHTGNMDATVRSLEYLDICLDRIKKICDETGTVLCITADHGNADEMYQLTKKGTAETSKDGKPVPKTSHTLNPVQFVLYDPSGKIQLNQNLKEKGLANVAATMMDLLGFEAPEGYHPSLINRD
- a CDS encoding TonB-dependent receptor; translation: MISYFRLSIILFLCFSALTLHAQNKETKEVEIRANVESQSKNSNFAKNPTGFQKEIDLTSTNTRYTSLPDVLNREAGVRVRQYGGLGSYSTLSLRGTNPNQTKIYWNGVPINNSMGGEINLADLPFDNLEKIEIYKSGTPAGFSGSSIGGSINLVSKSKVEKPFTRINLMGGSFKTAKASVTHMDQFSGGSYFIQALQETSDQNFSYLNNKGTVLFNTYDDTIDTRRNAQFRKTGFTGNIAFEFGKTKINLLNDYIHRKQGLPGPGNRQTVAVERVFSKLSSAITTETNEFLLQNLTLETKTYGNFSKDDLFDPKSEFSYGTPDSFTKTNQYGFQLSPTLYLLEYNQVLRASFQTEQEFFTRYEKRYNHETERKEPKKRRDSLSATFQDEIRFFSNRLFLVPQVRFEKFTDRFGKDETSVRNQLLDPLTDVFYVKQAFTNPSFGIKIIWIKKDSLEFGTLANISKDFRIPTFLELFGERGSIVGNTKLRPEQSRNGDFGFYLHSKPSNNWKIQSDVSIFQKRIYDMILFLPNSQFTLRPENVDQAFIRGLETSHNLIWNKGVKFNFNYTYQDARNYSESPSLNGKYLPLRSKSQGSALLAFFKEFGEIGLEYQYIGANFRDRTNEYLGYLPARQFWNLYIQYIPYKNSETGNELILGFEVRNLTDKRVEDLVGYPLPGRSYYFTGSYRF